In one Streptomyces sp. NBC_01241 genomic region, the following are encoded:
- a CDS encoding MarR family winged helix-turn-helix transcriptional regulator: MSGPRRSITETEQAVRRRLGGLALQHEAMAAVGNIHRAAAAVRQHLENSVLRPHELTWTGFVVLWVLWIWGEAETWSVAEEAGISKGTLTGISRTLESRGLVSRSAHHEDRRRVLLSLTPQGEKLMEGLFPAFNAEEAFVAAPLSAQECLQLADSLRAIVSRLEEHGEQRRRELLDGEKLAPRRSGRRPRP, encoded by the coding sequence GTGTCCGGGCCCCGCCGATCCATCACCGAGACCGAGCAGGCCGTGCGGCGGCGGCTGGGCGGTCTCGCGTTGCAGCACGAGGCCATGGCCGCTGTGGGCAACATCCACCGGGCCGCCGCGGCCGTCCGTCAGCATCTGGAGAACTCGGTGCTGCGTCCGCACGAACTGACGTGGACCGGCTTCGTGGTGCTGTGGGTGCTGTGGATCTGGGGTGAGGCGGAGACCTGGTCGGTGGCCGAGGAGGCGGGCATCTCCAAGGGCACGCTGACCGGCATCTCCCGCACCCTCGAATCGCGCGGCCTCGTTTCCCGTTCCGCTCACCACGAGGACCGCCGCCGGGTCCTCCTCTCGCTGACCCCCCAGGGGGAGAAGCTCATGGAGGGGCTGTTCCCGGCGTTCAACGCGGAAGAGGCCTTCGTCGCCGCCCCGCTCAGTGCCCAGGAGTGCCTTCAGCTCGCCGACAGTCTGCGCGCCATCGTCAGCCGTCTCGAGGAGCACGGCGAGCAGCGCAGGCGGGAACTGCTCGACGGCGAGAAGCTCGCCCCGCGTCGCTCGGGCCGCCGCCCGCGCCCGTAG
- a CDS encoding glutamine synthetase family protein yields MSAHTDPQVRQMMETLAAEGTDVLRVTYPDLMGSDRSRDIMLHHLLHAAGHGLAFSRAVYHTGALGDHSDIAGGLEAGMPDVLVRPDLDTVVPLPWEPNAAWCIGDVRDPATGRSVPESPRDLLRQVLTHLNDAGLTALVGPELEYVLLEPDADALTGWRRYAPAPGNVYTTGRRADPDGHLLRTMRALHKLGLDVSGGNREFDGGQFEINLNHSEALHAADRAFRFKVAVKELARAEGRLATFMAKPFNDGGGSGFHLHVSLIDADGTNVFDAPHEAHGLSATARHALAGVLAHAPALSALLNPTVNSYKRFGPETTAPWLINWGLDNRNAMVRIPPERGAASRLEVRLGDATANPYLATAGLLAAVHLGITAAVEPPAPATGHAADTGAADRLPTDLGQALDALEADDQLTGVLGKAFVDAFLTFKRDELARFHKYVTDWEFREYAQIN; encoded by the coding sequence TTGAGCGCCCATACCGACCCCCAGGTCCGACAGATGATGGAGACGCTCGCCGCCGAGGGGACCGATGTCCTCCGCGTCACCTACCCGGACCTGATGGGGTCCGACCGCAGCCGGGACATCATGCTGCACCATCTGCTGCACGCGGCCGGACACGGCCTCGCCTTCAGCCGCGCCGTCTATCACACCGGCGCCCTGGGCGATCACTCCGACATCGCCGGCGGCCTCGAAGCCGGCATGCCCGACGTCCTGGTGCGCCCGGACCTGGACACCGTCGTCCCGCTGCCGTGGGAGCCGAACGCGGCCTGGTGCATCGGCGACGTACGGGACCCGGCTACCGGCCGGAGCGTGCCCGAATCCCCCAGGGACCTGCTGCGTCAGGTCCTCACCCACCTCAACGACGCGGGCCTGACCGCGCTCGTCGGCCCGGAACTGGAATACGTCCTGCTCGAGCCGGACGCCGATGCACTCACCGGGTGGCGGCGCTACGCCCCCGCCCCGGGCAACGTCTACACCACCGGCCGCCGCGCCGACCCGGACGGACACCTCCTGCGCACCATGCGCGCCCTGCACAAGCTCGGTCTGGACGTCAGCGGCGGCAACCGCGAGTTCGACGGCGGGCAGTTCGAGATCAACCTCAACCACTCCGAAGCACTCCACGCCGCGGACCGTGCCTTCCGGTTCAAGGTCGCGGTCAAGGAACTCGCCCGTGCCGAGGGCCGGCTGGCGACGTTCATGGCCAAGCCGTTCAACGACGGCGGCGGTTCGGGTTTCCACCTGCACGTCTCCCTGATCGACGCGGACGGGACCAATGTCTTCGACGCCCCCCACGAGGCCCACGGACTCTCGGCCACGGCCCGCCACGCCCTGGCCGGCGTCCTCGCACACGCGCCCGCGCTGTCCGCCCTGCTCAACCCCACCGTCAACTCCTACAAGCGGTTCGGGCCCGAAACCACCGCCCCCTGGCTGATCAACTGGGGCCTGGACAACCGCAACGCCATGGTGCGCATCCCGCCGGAGCGCGGTGCCGCCTCCCGGCTGGAGGTCCGCCTCGGCGACGCCACGGCCAACCCGTACCTCGCCACCGCCGGCCTCCTGGCCGCCGTCCACCTCGGCATCACCGCCGCCGTCGAGCCCCCCGCACCGGCGACCGGCCACGCCGCCGACACCGGCGCCGCCGACCGGCTGCCCACCGACCTCGGCCAGGCCCTGGACGCCCTCGAGGCCGACGACCAGCTCACCGGCGTCCTCGGCAAGGCGTTCGTCGACGCCTTCCTGACCTTCAAGCGGGACGAACTCGCCCGGTTCCACAAGTACGTCACCGACTGGGAGTTCCGCGAGTACGCCCAGATCAACTGA
- a CDS encoding amino acid permease, with protein MAFRTSNDTTTSRPADPQAESCPQPGAPALGAGLKRRHVTMLAISGAIGAGLFLGAGAGIHTAGPGILISYTLAGLLMVLVMRMLAEMAVAQPNSGSFSVYAEKAFGRWAGFTVGWLYWWLLAVVVAAEATGAAAIAHSWLPTIPQWAFVLAFMAALTVVNLFSVGHFGEFEFWFGAIKVTAVVAFLVLGSLAVFGLLPGTQAVGMTNLTDHGGFLPHGVNGVLTGLLAVVFSFGGMELVTIAAAESPDPSQAVAKTTRTVIVRLLIFYIGSVALMVLLLPWSSASAATSPFVSVLQQIGIPASAALMNVIVLTSLLSALNSNLYGASRMAFSLAQRREAPQVLLHVSSSGVPRRAVLASVSFGFIAVILNFLAPDRVLPFLLNTIGAVILVVWIAIALSQLRLRQMARRTPDQILTVRMWGHPWLSWTALAGMVGVLALMCTDTDARTQLLSTGVLTALILLAAAIRAAWAKNQAQP; from the coding sequence ATGGCATTTCGCACGTCCAACGACACCACTACGTCCCGCCCGGCAGACCCACAGGCAGAAAGCTGTCCCCAGCCCGGCGCCCCCGCCCTGGGCGCCGGCCTCAAACGGCGCCACGTCACCATGCTGGCCATCAGCGGCGCCATCGGAGCCGGCCTCTTCCTCGGTGCCGGGGCAGGCATCCACACCGCCGGACCCGGCATCCTCATTTCCTACACGCTGGCCGGCCTGCTCATGGTCCTCGTCATGCGCATGCTCGCGGAGATGGCCGTCGCCCAGCCCAACAGCGGCTCCTTCTCGGTCTACGCCGAAAAGGCCTTCGGCCGCTGGGCCGGCTTCACCGTCGGCTGGCTGTACTGGTGGCTCCTGGCCGTCGTCGTAGCGGCCGAGGCCACTGGAGCGGCCGCCATCGCCCACAGCTGGCTGCCGACCATCCCCCAGTGGGCCTTCGTCCTCGCCTTCATGGCAGCCCTCACCGTCGTCAACCTCTTCAGCGTCGGCCACTTCGGCGAGTTCGAGTTCTGGTTCGGCGCCATCAAGGTCACCGCTGTCGTCGCCTTCCTCGTCCTCGGCTCCCTCGCCGTCTTCGGCCTGCTGCCCGGAACCCAGGCGGTGGGGATGACCAACCTGACCGATCACGGCGGCTTTCTCCCGCACGGCGTGAACGGCGTACTGACCGGGCTGCTCGCGGTCGTCTTCTCCTTCGGCGGCATGGAACTCGTCACCATCGCCGCCGCCGAGTCCCCCGACCCCTCCCAGGCAGTCGCCAAGACCACCCGCACCGTCATCGTCCGCCTGTTGATCTTCTACATCGGCTCCGTCGCCCTCATGGTGCTGCTGCTGCCCTGGAGTTCCGCCTCCGCCGCCACCAGCCCGTTCGTCAGCGTCCTGCAGCAGATCGGCATCCCGGCCTCCGCGGCGCTGATGAACGTCATCGTCCTCACATCCCTGCTCTCGGCCCTGAACTCCAACCTCTACGGCGCCTCCCGCATGGCCTTCTCCCTGGCCCAGCGCCGCGAGGCACCCCAGGTCCTGCTCCACGTCTCCAGCTCCGGCGTCCCCCGCCGCGCCGTCCTCGCCTCCGTCTCCTTCGGATTCATCGCCGTCATCCTCAACTTCCTCGCGCCCGACCGCGTCCTGCCCTTCCTCCTCAACACCATCGGCGCCGTCATCCTCGTGGTCTGGATCGCCATCGCCCTCTCCCAGCTCCGCCTCCGCCAAATGGCCAGGCGCACCCCCGACCAGATCCTGACCGTGCGCATGTGGGGCCACCCCTGGCTGAGCTGGACGGCCCTGGCCGGCATGGTCGGTGTCCTCGCCCTGATGTGCACCGACACCGATGCGCGCACCCAACTGCTCTCCACCGGCGTCCTCACCGCGCTCATCCTGCTCGCCGCGGCCATCCGCGCCGCATGGGCGAAGAACCAGGCGCAGCCGTAG
- a CDS encoding type 1 glutamine amidotransferase: protein MRALVIQHEHVSAPGLVGDRLVQRGYELTLLTVVPEERHHTPDVQFDFPEADGWDLVVSLGAPWSVYDETTVGSWIGGELALLRMAHHLGIPVLGICFGAQALTTALGGTVEAAPRPEIGWTGIDTDDPALIPPGPWMQWHHDRCVPPPGARETARNTVCTQALRMGNSLGVQFHPEATPAVVRRWVDFGGAEQCARLGIDPEELVERSRAMEPVARENAYRLVDAFLDRVVSPAR, encoded by the coding sequence ATGCGCGCACTCGTCATCCAACACGAACACGTGTCGGCGCCCGGGCTGGTAGGAGACCGGCTCGTCCAGCGTGGCTACGAGCTCACGCTCCTCACCGTCGTCCCGGAGGAGCGGCACCACACGCCGGACGTACAGTTCGACTTCCCCGAAGCCGACGGCTGGGACCTCGTCGTGTCGCTCGGCGCCCCGTGGTCGGTCTACGACGAGACGACGGTCGGCAGCTGGATCGGCGGCGAACTCGCCCTGTTGCGCATGGCCCATCACCTCGGCATCCCGGTACTGGGCATCTGCTTCGGCGCCCAGGCCCTGACGACGGCCCTGGGGGGTACCGTCGAGGCCGCGCCACGTCCGGAGATCGGCTGGACCGGCATCGACACGGACGACCCCGCCCTCATACCGCCCGGCCCCTGGATGCAGTGGCACCACGACCGCTGCGTGCCGCCGCCCGGCGCCCGGGAAACGGCCCGCAACACCGTGTGCACGCAGGCGCTCCGGATGGGAAACTCACTCGGGGTCCAGTTCCACCCCGAAGCGACCCCGGCCGTCGTACGGCGCTGGGTGGACTTCGGCGGCGCTGAACAGTGCGCGCGGCTCGGCATCGATCCGGAAGAACTGGTCGAGCGCAGCCGCGCCATGGAACCGGTGGCGCGGGAGAACGCATACCGCCTGGTCGACGCGTTCCTCGACCGGGTGGTCTCCCCCGCCCGCTGA
- a CDS encoding protein-L-isoaspartate(D-aspartate) O-methyltransferase has product MPHEGTPEDLVRAAHAVGVTDDRLLEAVRSIPRAEFVPAAEVVSAYRDTPVPLPHGQVTTQPSLIAMMVSALGLTGDEQVLEVGTGYGWQTALLARLAAYVVSVERWPDLVDEARSRLAGQGIGNAEVVLGDGTLGMPARAPYDAVIVCAAFPRVPEPLVDQLRTGGRLVQPIGHGGQEHVQLYERRARGLVHRRMVTAARFVRLYGAQGYDQR; this is encoded by the coding sequence ATGCCCCATGAAGGGACCCCCGAGGACTTGGTCCGCGCGGCCCACGCCGTGGGCGTGACCGACGACCGTCTCCTGGAGGCCGTACGGAGCATCCCCCGGGCGGAATTCGTCCCCGCGGCCGAGGTGGTATCCGCGTACCGGGACACGCCCGTGCCGCTCCCCCACGGGCAGGTGACCACCCAGCCCTCGCTGATCGCCATGATGGTCTCCGCTCTCGGCCTCACCGGAGACGAACAGGTCCTGGAGGTCGGGACCGGATACGGCTGGCAGACCGCGCTGCTGGCCCGCTTGGCCGCGTACGTCGTCAGCGTCGAGCGCTGGCCCGACCTGGTCGACGAGGCCCGCTCGCGGCTGGCCGGGCAGGGCATCGGCAATGCCGAAGTCGTACTCGGCGACGGGACCCTCGGGATGCCGGCCCGTGCCCCGTACGACGCCGTCATCGTCTGCGCGGCCTTCCCGCGAGTGCCTGAGCCGCTCGTGGATCAGCTCCGCACCGGTGGCCGGCTCGTCCAGCCGATCGGGCATGGTGGGCAGGAGCACGTCCAGCTGTACGAGCGGCGGGCCCGCGGCCTGGTGCACCGCAGGATGGTCACCGCGGCCCGGTTCGTCCGGCTGTACGGCGCCCAGGGCTACGACCAGCGCTGA
- a CDS encoding YbhB/YbcL family Raf kinase inhibitor-like protein, giving the protein MSGIELSSTAFDDKTVIPRRYSGEGENISPPLTWSGVPHEATELVLLCEDPDAPGTTFLHWLVTGIDPRATGAAEGQKPQGGLPWPNGFGRVGWGGPMPPPGHGPHRYFFRLYALSEPLPLHDHPGAEDVHRALKGRELASGTLVGTYQR; this is encoded by the coding sequence ATGAGCGGAATTGAACTCAGCAGCACCGCGTTCGACGACAAAACGGTGATCCCCCGTCGGTACAGTGGCGAGGGTGAGAACATCTCACCGCCCCTGACCTGGTCGGGAGTGCCCCACGAGGCCACGGAGCTGGTGCTCCTGTGCGAGGACCCGGACGCGCCGGGGACGACCTTCCTGCACTGGCTGGTGACCGGCATCGATCCGAGGGCCACCGGGGCGGCGGAGGGTCAGAAGCCCCAGGGGGGCCTGCCGTGGCCCAATGGCTTCGGCCGCGTGGGCTGGGGAGGGCCGATGCCTCCACCGGGGCACGGGCCGCACCGCTACTTCTTCCGCCTGTACGCCCTGTCCGAGCCGCTGCCGCTGCACGACCACCCGGGCGCCGAGGACGTGCACCGTGCCCTGAAGGGCAGGGAGCTGGCCTCCGGCACTCTGGTCGGGACCTATCAGCGCTGA
- a CDS encoding nucleoside-triphosphatase — translation MPTRILLEGRPGAGKTTALRRLAALLPTHAATGFTTEEIRESGARVGFALETLAGRREVLAHVDLPGPPLVGKYGVDLGVMEGLALPSLRSAATEEATERLVLIDELGRMELACTAFRHAVDALFVAEVDVVATVHTHRDPFTDALKRRADIEVVQLTPANRDVLPGELAARLQQPRTHGRPPSHG, via the coding sequence GTGCCGACAAGGATCCTGCTCGAGGGCCGCCCTGGCGCGGGCAAGACGACCGCCCTCCGTCGGCTGGCCGCGCTGCTGCCCACTCACGCGGCCACCGGCTTCACCACGGAGGAGATCCGCGAATCCGGCGCCCGCGTCGGATTCGCCCTGGAGACCCTGGCAGGCCGGCGGGAGGTGCTCGCCCATGTCGACCTGCCCGGTCCGCCACTGGTAGGGAAATACGGCGTCGACCTGGGCGTCATGGAAGGACTGGCGCTGCCGTCGCTTCGGTCGGCGGCAACCGAGGAGGCAACAGAGCGGCTGGTGCTCATCGACGAGCTGGGGCGGATGGAACTGGCGTGCACGGCGTTCCGGCACGCGGTCGACGCGCTGTTCGTCGCAGAGGTCGACGTCGTCGCCACGGTCCACACGCACCGCGATCCGTTCACCGACGCCCTCAAGCGGCGCGCCGACATCGAGGTCGTCCAGCTCACTCCGGCAAACCGGGATGTCCTGCCGGGGGAGCTCGCGGCCCGGCTGCAGCAGCCCCGGACGCACGGGAGGCCTCCCTCTCACGGATGA
- a CDS encoding DEAD/DEAH box helicase: MSRSARTNDRFRPQGQRRPGASPGDTGRRSSAPQGEFALPVTVTPALPAAATFGELDMPVELLKMLTSLGLNEPFPIQAATLPNSLAGRDVLGRGRTGSGKTLAFGLALLVRTAGQRAESRKPLALILVPTRELAQQVTDVLAPYARLLKLRLATVVGGMSIGRQAGALRAGAEVVVATPGRLADLIERKSCRLDRVNITVLDEADQMADMGFMPQVTELLDQVRPDGQRMLFSATLDRNIDLLVRRYLHDPVVHSVDPSAGAVTTMEHHVLQVHGADKYDTATEIAARDGRVIMFLDTKHAVDQFTKHLLSSGVKAAALHGGKSQPQRTRTLAQFKTGDVTALVATNVAARGIHIDDLDLVVNVDPPGDHKDYLHRGGRTARAGASGSVVTLVLPGQRRDMARLMSDAGIRPQITQVRSGEAELSRITGAQAPSGVPVGGSGPVAERPKRGGAPFRGLGTRPGRAGGGGESRRSAEARQIAEARMAARVRRGA, translated from the coding sequence ATGAGCCGTTCAGCTCGCACGAACGACCGTTTCCGCCCACAGGGCCAGAGGCGCCCTGGCGCCAGTCCAGGCGATACCGGGCGCCGCTCCTCCGCACCACAGGGGGAGTTCGCGCTGCCGGTCACCGTCACCCCGGCCCTCCCTGCGGCCGCGACCTTCGGTGAACTGGATATGCCAGTCGAGTTGCTGAAGATGCTCACCAGCCTCGGCCTGAACGAGCCGTTCCCGATCCAGGCCGCCACGTTGCCGAACTCCCTCGCAGGGCGTGACGTCCTGGGCCGCGGGCGCACCGGATCGGGCAAGACGCTCGCCTTCGGTCTGGCGCTCCTCGTGCGGACGGCCGGGCAGCGTGCGGAGTCGCGGAAGCCACTGGCCCTGATCCTCGTCCCCACGCGCGAGCTGGCCCAGCAGGTCACCGATGTGCTCGCCCCGTACGCCCGGTTGCTGAAGCTGCGGCTGGCCACCGTGGTCGGCGGCATGTCGATCGGCAGGCAGGCCGGCGCACTGCGTGCCGGGGCCGAGGTGGTCGTTGCGACTCCTGGCCGCCTCGCGGATCTCATCGAGCGCAAGAGCTGCCGCTTGGACCGGGTGAACATCACCGTCCTGGACGAGGCCGACCAGATGGCGGACATGGGCTTCATGCCGCAGGTCACCGAATTGCTGGACCAGGTACGTCCCGACGGCCAGCGCATGCTGTTCTCGGCCACGCTGGACCGCAACATCGACCTTCTTGTCCGTCGTTACCTCCATGACCCGGTGGTCCATTCGGTCGACCCGTCGGCGGGTGCGGTCACCACGATGGAGCATCACGTGCTGCAGGTGCACGGCGCCGACAAGTACGACACCGCCACCGAGATCGCGGCCCGCGACGGGCGCGTGATCATGTTCCTCGACACCAAGCATGCTGTCGACCAGTTCACCAAGCACCTGCTGAGCAGCGGCGTGAAGGCCGCGGCGCTGCACGGCGGCAAGTCGCAGCCCCAGCGCACCCGCACCCTGGCACAGTTCAAGACCGGCGACGTCACGGCCCTCGTGGCCACCAACGTTGCGGCTCGGGGCATCCACATCGACGACCTCGATCTCGTCGTCAACGTCGACCCGCCCGGCGACCACAAGGACTACCTGCACCGCGGCGGCCGTACAGCCCGCGCCGGCGCGTCCGGCAGTGTCGTCACGCTGGTCCTCCCCGGCCAGCGCCGGGACATGGCCCGTCTCATGTCCGACGCGGGCATCAGGCCGCAGATCACGCAGGTCCGCTCCGGCGAGGCCGAGCTGAGCCGCATCACTGGCGCCCAGGCTCCCTCCGGTGTCCCCGTCGGCGGCAGCGGGCCGGTCGCGGAGCGCCCGAAGCGCGGCGGCGCCCCCTTCCGCGGTCTGGGCACCCGCCCGGGGCGGGCCGGTGGCGGTGGCGAGTCTCGCCGGTCTGCTGAGGCCCGCCAGATCGCCGAGGCCCGCATGGCCGCCCGGGTCCGTCGTGGCGCATAG
- a CDS encoding cold-shock protein translates to MATGTVKWFNAEKGFGFIEQDGGGPDVFAHYSNIATQGFRELQEGQKVNFDVVQGQKGPQAENITPA, encoded by the coding sequence ATGGCTACTGGCACCGTCAAGTGGTTCAACGCGGAAAAGGGCTTCGGCTTCATAGAGCAGGACGGTGGCGGTCCGGATGTCTTCGCCCACTACTCGAACATCGCCACGCAGGGCTTCCGTGAGCTTCAGGAAGGCCAGAAGGTGAATTTCGACGTCGTGCAGGGTCAGAAGGGTCCGCAGGCGGAGAACATCACTCCCGCCTGA
- a CDS encoding SDR family NAD(P)-dependent oxidoreductase: MSSEKKVAIVTGASQGIGAAVANAYRRRGYAVVVTARSIPSSHDPDVLAVPGDLSRPGTGAQIVEQALDRFGRIDTLVNNAGVYREKPFTDYTDADYDLVTGVNLRGFFDVTRSAIPAMLAGGDGGHVLCVSTSLVDRANARIPAALASLTKGGLVAATKELAIEYAARRIRANAVSLGVIRTPMHPDDPGGTLAALHPLGRMGEIDDVVEAIMYLEKASFVTGEILHVDGGQSAGF, from the coding sequence ATGAGCTCGGAGAAGAAGGTGGCAATCGTCACCGGTGCTTCACAAGGCATCGGCGCGGCCGTCGCCAACGCGTACCGCAGGCGCGGGTACGCCGTCGTCGTGACCGCCCGGTCCATCCCCTCGTCGCACGATCCGGACGTACTCGCCGTGCCCGGCGACCTGAGCCGGCCGGGTACCGGTGCGCAGATCGTCGAGCAGGCGCTGGACCGCTTCGGCCGGATCGACACGCTGGTGAACAACGCCGGCGTCTACCGGGAGAAACCATTCACCGACTACACCGACGCCGACTACGACCTGGTGACCGGCGTCAACCTGCGCGGCTTCTTCGACGTCACGCGCAGCGCCATCCCCGCGATGCTGGCGGGCGGCGACGGCGGGCACGTCCTGTGCGTGTCGACGTCGCTGGTCGACCGCGCCAACGCGCGCATACCCGCGGCGCTCGCCTCGCTGACCAAAGGCGGCCTGGTCGCGGCGACGAAGGAGCTGGCCATCGAATACGCGGCGCGCCGCATCCGCGCCAACGCCGTCTCACTCGGCGTCATCCGCACTCCGATGCACCCGGACGACCCGGGCGGCACGCTCGCCGCGCTGCACCCGCTCGGGCGGATGGGCGAGATCGACGACGTCGTCGAGGCGATCATGTACCTCGAAAAGGCCTCGTTCGTCACCGGCGAGATCCTGCACGTCGACGGCGGCCAGAGCGCCGGCTTTTGA
- a CDS encoding MOSC and FAD-binding oxidoreductase domain-containing protein, giving the protein MAALVAVNVGMPKDVPWHGRTTHTGIWKHPVAGPVMARRLNLDGDGQGDLAGHGGEQRAVLVYQLSSYRHWQEYLKRDDFTYGQFGENLTVDGLADDEVCIGDRYEIGGAVFEVTQPRVTCYRVGLRLGEPQMAALLVSHRRPGFYMRVLTEGRVRAGDEIVKIASGPEEMTVAEIDALLYLPGHARPQLERALRIPALSPGWKTSLRALLDDADRGSDAVGGNRGLTTSSPPPAWPGFRRLEVARIEPESASIFSLTLAAVDGEPLPAALPGQFLTVRLRPDPQASPVIRNYSLSGRPGAETYRISVKQEPHGVASTYLRQHVKVGDVLDVAAPRGTFLLADADTPVLLLSAGVGATPVLAMLHALATERSQRAVWWLHAARDGENHPFAGEVRALLSQLPAGRSFVSYSRPSGVDRPGVDYTVSGRFSPERIRSLEPPPDADAYICGPSAFMRDMTGALDACGLSSSRIRTEVFGATSAVTPGVVTGSARAPHQPAAPPGGRPGPSVAFARSGLIVPWHPDYGTLLGLAEACDVPVRWSCRTGICHTCETALLSGHVEYAPQPLEPPAGGSALICCSTPPADVVLDM; this is encoded by the coding sequence ATGGCCGCTCTGGTCGCCGTGAACGTCGGCATGCCCAAGGACGTCCCCTGGCACGGCAGAACCACCCACACCGGCATCTGGAAGCACCCCGTCGCCGGGCCCGTGATGGCGCGCCGCCTCAACCTGGACGGCGACGGGCAGGGTGACCTCGCCGGACACGGCGGCGAGCAGCGTGCCGTGCTGGTCTACCAGTTGAGCTCCTATCGCCATTGGCAGGAGTACCTGAAGCGGGACGACTTCACGTACGGCCAGTTCGGCGAGAACCTCACTGTGGACGGACTCGCCGACGACGAGGTGTGCATCGGTGACCGCTACGAGATCGGCGGTGCGGTCTTCGAGGTCACCCAGCCCCGCGTGACGTGCTACCGCGTGGGGTTGCGGCTCGGCGAGCCGCAGATGGCCGCCCTGCTGGTGTCCCATCGCCGCCCGGGCTTCTACATGCGGGTGCTGACTGAAGGGCGGGTGCGGGCCGGGGACGAGATCGTGAAGATCGCCTCGGGCCCCGAGGAGATGACCGTCGCGGAGATCGACGCGCTGCTCTACCTGCCCGGCCACGCCCGGCCGCAGCTCGAACGGGCCCTGCGCATCCCCGCGTTGAGCCCCGGTTGGAAGACGTCGCTGCGAGCCCTGCTCGACGACGCGGATCGCGGCTCCGACGCCGTGGGTGGAAACCGCGGGCTGACCACCAGCAGCCCGCCGCCGGCCTGGCCCGGGTTCCGTCGGCTCGAAGTCGCCCGCATCGAGCCGGAGAGCGCAAGCATCTTCTCGCTCACTCTGGCGGCAGTTGACGGTGAGCCGCTCCCAGCCGCTCTGCCGGGACAGTTCCTCACAGTCCGCCTGCGGCCGGACCCACAGGCCTCCCCGGTCATCCGCAACTACTCGCTCTCCGGCCGACCGGGCGCCGAGACGTACCGCATCAGTGTCAAGCAGGAGCCACACGGCGTCGCAAGCACCTACCTGCGTCAGCACGTGAAGGTGGGTGACGTTCTCGATGTCGCCGCTCCGCGCGGCACGTTCCTGCTCGCGGACGCGGACACTCCGGTCCTGCTGCTGTCCGCCGGTGTCGGTGCCACCCCGGTCCTGGCCATGCTGCACGCTCTGGCCACGGAGCGCTCGCAGCGCGCGGTGTGGTGGCTGCACGCGGCCCGGGACGGCGAGAACCACCCGTTCGCCGGCGAAGTGCGCGCACTGCTCTCCCAGCTGCCCGCAGGCCGGTCGTTCGTCTCCTACAGCCGTCCGTCCGGCGTCGACCGCCCAGGTGTCGACTACACGGTCAGTGGGCGGTTCAGTCCCGAGCGGATCCGCAGCCTGGAGCCGCCTCCGGACGCCGACGCCTACATCTGCGGGCCGAGCGCGTTCATGCGGGACATGACCGGAGCCCTGGATGCCTGCGGCCTGTCGTCCTCCCGGATCCGCACCGAGGTCTTCGGGGCCACGTCCGCCGTCACCCCCGGTGTGGTGACCGGATCCGCCCGGGCACCGCACCAGCCGGCCGCTCCTCCCGGCGGGCGCCCGGGACCGTCCGTAGCCTTCGCGCGCAGCGGGCTGATCGTCCCCTGGCACCCTGACTACGGGACGCTGCTCGGACTCGCCGAGGCGTGCGACGTGCCCGTGCGCTGGTCCTGCCGCACCGGAATCTGTCACACCTGCGAGACCGCGCTTCTCTCCGGCCACGTCGAGTACGCCCCGCAGCCCCTGGAGCCCCCCGCCGGAGGAAGCGCGCTCATCTGCTGTTCGACGCCCCCGGCCGACGTGGTCCTGGACATGTGA